In Ruania zhangjianzhongii, the following proteins share a genomic window:
- a CDS encoding HesB/IscA family protein, translated as MLTLTENAQTAIKTITSQAGLPEDGGVRIAMSEGGSDLQMALSPEPAVGDQVIENDGARVFVAEETSTMLESQELDASETEEGTGFSLRQQA; from the coding sequence ATGCTCACCCTGACCGAGAACGCCCAGACAGCGATCAAGACCATCACCAGCCAGGCGGGCCTGCCGGAGGACGGCGGCGTACGCATCGCCATGTCCGAGGGCGGGTCGGACCTGCAGATGGCCCTCTCCCCGGAGCCGGCCGTCGGTGACCAGGTGATCGAGAACGACGGTGCCCGCGTCTTCGTCGCCGAGGAGACCTCCACGATGTTGGAGTCCCAGGAGCTGGACGCGAGCGAGACCGAGGAGGGGACCGGCTTCAGCCTGCGCCAGCAGGCCTGA
- the nikB gene encoding nickel ABC transporter permease encodes MGAYLVRRLVFSVFILWGAVSIIFVVLRLIPSDPARLILGSDATEAEVEVLRDQMGLNEPLIAQYWTYVRDLVRLDFGDSYRQQRDAFELVLERLPATLELAIVALVIALVTGVLLGVLAALKVNKLTDRIVSVASLLAQSLPSFWIGIVFILVFSRGLQVLPSGGTGSPAHMVLPAVTLAMPMLAILIRMTRSGLLEVIHEGYIQTARAKGLSERVVIFPHAIRNALIPIVTIVGLQFGGLLAGSVIVEMVFSWPGIGRLLIESIGQRDYNVVQAAILVIAAGFVFANLLVDILYGYLDPRVRLVSR; translated from the coding sequence ATGGGTGCCTATCTCGTCCGGAGGCTGGTGTTCTCCGTCTTCATCCTCTGGGGTGCGGTGTCGATCATCTTCGTGGTGCTCCGGCTGATCCCGTCCGATCCGGCGCGGCTGATCCTGGGCTCCGACGCCACCGAGGCCGAGGTGGAGGTGCTGCGCGATCAGATGGGACTGAACGAGCCGCTGATCGCCCAGTACTGGACCTACGTCCGAGACCTCGTCCGGCTCGACTTCGGTGACTCCTACCGGCAGCAACGAGACGCCTTCGAGCTGGTCCTCGAGCGCCTGCCGGCCACGTTGGAGCTGGCCATCGTCGCCCTCGTCATCGCACTGGTGACCGGCGTCCTGCTCGGGGTCCTGGCCGCGCTGAAGGTGAACAAGCTCACCGACCGAATCGTCTCGGTCGCCTCGCTCCTGGCGCAGTCGCTGCCGTCCTTCTGGATCGGCATCGTGTTCATCCTGGTCTTCTCCCGGGGCCTCCAGGTGCTGCCGAGCGGCGGCACCGGATCGCCGGCGCACATGGTGCTGCCGGCGGTCACGTTGGCGATGCCCATGCTCGCGATCCTGATCAGGATGACCCGCAGTGGACTGCTGGAGGTCATCCACGAGGGCTACATCCAGACGGCCCGTGCGAAGGGGCTGTCCGAGCGAGTGGTGATCTTTCCGCATGCGATCCGCAATGCACTGATCCCGATCGTGACCATCGTCGGCCTGCAGTTCGGTGGACTGCTGGCCGGCTCGGTGATCGTGGAGATGGTGTTCAGCTGGCCGGGCATCGGGCGGCTGCTCATCGAGTCGATCGGCCAGCGGGACTACAACGTGGTCCAGGCCGCGATCCTGGTGATCGCCGCCGGGTTCGTGTTCGCGAACCTCCTGGTCGACATCCTCTACGGCTACCTCGACCCGCGAGTGAGGTTGGTATCCCGATGA
- a CDS encoding thioredoxin domain-containing protein, whose translation MANRLTASTSPYLLQHADNPVHWQEWGPEAFAEARRRDVPILLSVGYAACHWCHVMAHESFEDEQVAAAINAGFVAIKVDREERPDVDAVYMQATTAMTGQGGWPMTCFLTAEGDPFFCGTYYPKPQFLQLLAAIERVWTTERDEVTGSAERITARLRSAQQLRTGPAAADPAALAGAVDTLAEGFDTRRGGFGDAPKFPPSMVLEFLLRHHGRTGSPAALEMAERTCTAMATGGIYDQLGGGFARYSVDGGWVVPHFEKMLYDNALLLRAYLHWYRTSGSELARRVVTETAKFLLRDLRTSEGGFASSLDADADGVEGSTYVWTPGQLAEVLGPEAGARAAELLGVTEAGTFEAGASTLRMLSEPPQEWPGWRSALLAARGARVQPELDDKVVTSWNGLTIAALAEAGVLLGELEWVAAARRCAEFLWAEHADDGAAGVRLRRSSRRGRAGGAAGVADDYGNLAGGLLALHQATGEGLWLDRAGALLGTALEQFASSDGAFFDTAADGEQLVVRVRGTSDNAEPCGTSALAEALLTYSALTGEHRDAADAAITAGMAVARIDPRFAGWTLAAAEASVTGPLQVAVVGTDEAAETLVRIVRESASPGLVLATGPGDGTLTGDGAAHPLLADRPLVGGASAAYVCRGFVCDLPVTSAEALRAELA comes from the coding sequence ATGGCCAACCGTCTCACCGCATCGACCAGCCCCTACCTACTCCAGCACGCCGACAACCCGGTGCACTGGCAGGAGTGGGGTCCGGAAGCCTTCGCCGAGGCGCGCCGCCGGGACGTGCCGATCCTGCTCAGCGTCGGCTACGCCGCCTGCCACTGGTGCCACGTGATGGCCCACGAGTCGTTCGAGGACGAGCAGGTCGCCGCCGCGATCAACGCCGGTTTCGTCGCGATCAAGGTGGACCGCGAGGAGCGCCCGGACGTGGACGCCGTCTACATGCAGGCCACCACGGCGATGACCGGGCAGGGCGGCTGGCCGATGACCTGCTTCCTCACCGCCGAGGGCGACCCGTTCTTCTGCGGCACCTACTACCCGAAGCCGCAGTTCCTGCAGCTGCTGGCCGCGATCGAGCGAGTCTGGACCACGGAGCGCGACGAGGTGACCGGCAGCGCGGAGCGGATCACCGCTCGGCTGCGCAGTGCCCAGCAGCTGCGCACCGGCCCCGCGGCGGCAGACCCGGCAGCGCTGGCCGGGGCGGTAGACACGCTCGCGGAGGGGTTCGACACGCGCCGCGGTGGTTTCGGGGATGCGCCGAAGTTTCCGCCGTCGATGGTGCTGGAGTTCCTGCTGCGCCACCACGGGCGGACCGGCAGCCCGGCGGCGCTGGAGATGGCCGAGCGCACCTGCACGGCGATGGCCACCGGCGGAATCTACGACCAGCTCGGCGGCGGCTTCGCCCGATACAGCGTGGACGGCGGCTGGGTGGTGCCGCACTTCGAGAAGATGCTCTACGACAATGCGCTGCTGCTGCGCGCGTATCTGCACTGGTACCGGACCAGCGGATCCGAGCTGGCGCGGCGGGTGGTCACAGAGACCGCGAAGTTCCTGCTCCGCGACCTGCGCACGTCCGAGGGCGGGTTCGCCTCCTCCCTCGATGCCGATGCCGACGGGGTGGAGGGCAGTACCTATGTGTGGACCCCCGGCCAACTCGCCGAGGTGCTCGGCCCGGAGGCGGGTGCGCGGGCTGCGGAGCTGCTCGGCGTGACCGAGGCGGGCACCTTCGAAGCCGGCGCCTCCACGCTGCGGATGCTCAGCGAGCCCCCGCAGGAGTGGCCCGGCTGGCGCTCGGCGCTGCTGGCGGCCCGCGGGGCGCGGGTGCAGCCGGAGCTGGATGACAAGGTGGTCACCTCCTGGAACGGGCTCACGATCGCGGCGCTGGCCGAGGCCGGAGTGCTCCTGGGTGAGCTGGAGTGGGTGGCGGCGGCGCGTCGCTGCGCCGAGTTCCTCTGGGCCGAACATGCCGACGACGGCGCAGCCGGGGTGCGTCTGCGTCGCTCCTCCCGTAGAGGTCGAGCAGGCGGAGCAGCGGGGGTGGCCGATGACTACGGCAACCTGGCGGGCGGGTTGCTCGCGCTGCACCAGGCCACCGGTGAGGGGCTGTGGCTGGACCGGGCCGGCGCCCTGCTGGGCACCGCTCTGGAACAGTTCGCCTCCTCCGACGGTGCGTTCTTCGACACGGCGGCCGACGGGGAGCAGCTCGTGGTGCGGGTGCGCGGCACCTCGGACAATGCCGAACCGTGCGGCACCTCCGCGCTGGCGGAGGCGCTGCTGACCTACTCGGCGCTGACCGGCGAACACCGGGACGCAGCGGATGCCGCGATCACGGCGGGGATGGCAGTGGCGCGGATCGACCCGCGGTTCGCCGGCTGGACCCTCGCCGCAGCCGAGGCGAGCGTGACCGGGCCACTGCAGGTCGCCGTCGTCGGCACGGATGAGGCGGCCGAGACCCTGGTGCGGATCGTGCGAGAGTCGGCCAGCCCCGGACTGGTGCTCGCCACCGGACCGGGGGACGGCACCCTCACCGGAGACGGCGCGGCCCATCCGCTGCTTGCCGACCGGCCGCTGGTGGGCGGGGCGTCAGCGGCGTACGTGTGCCGCGGCTTCGTCTGCGACCTGCCGGTCACGTCCGCGGAGGCGCTGCGCGCGGAGCTGGCCTGA
- a CDS encoding Fic family protein: MSWSPDLPFNDLPPLPPAGLDLEPKPVLKATIEARTALATLAQAGQLLPNPHILIHAVPLLEAQASSEVENIVTTADELFMHVGSGGGDPATKEALRYRSALFTGVASIRSRPLTSATAARICSELQGRERAVRAVPGTRIANPSTRQVLYAPPEGADRIREKLSDWERFIHAERDLDPLVRMAVAHYQFEAIHPFHDGNGRTGRIINILMLIEAGLLHDPILYLSRAIIARKSDYYRLLRAVTADGAWIEWVLYMLDVIRDSAASTIRKIEAIRACQEEIAERARVATAGGRDAQFLAILLEQPYCRINNVAERCGVSRQTASSWLHALVAAGLLSDVKVGREVLFVNHEFLEVLTRPE; encoded by the coding sequence GTGAGTTGGAGCCCTGACCTCCCGTTCAACGACCTGCCACCACTACCGCCCGCCGGCCTCGACCTCGAACCAAAACCCGTTCTCAAGGCCACCATCGAAGCGCGGACGGCGCTGGCCACGCTCGCCCAGGCCGGTCAGCTGCTGCCGAATCCACACATCCTGATCCACGCCGTCCCGCTGCTCGAGGCACAGGCCAGCTCAGAGGTCGAGAACATCGTGACCACTGCGGATGAGTTGTTCATGCACGTCGGTTCCGGCGGGGGAGATCCCGCCACCAAGGAGGCGCTGCGCTACCGCAGCGCGCTGTTCACAGGGGTCGCCTCGATCCGAAGCCGGCCGCTCACGTCTGCGACTGCGGCTCGCATCTGCTCCGAGCTGCAGGGTCGGGAGAGGGCGGTGCGCGCCGTACCCGGCACGCGGATCGCGAACCCCAGTACTCGGCAGGTGCTGTACGCCCCGCCCGAAGGGGCCGACCGCATTCGCGAGAAGCTCTCGGACTGGGAGCGCTTCATCCACGCTGAGCGTGATCTCGACCCGCTCGTGCGCATGGCAGTGGCCCATTACCAGTTCGAAGCGATCCACCCGTTCCACGACGGTAACGGGCGCACCGGACGCATCATCAACATCCTGATGTTGATCGAGGCCGGTCTGCTGCACGATCCGATCCTGTACCTCTCCCGGGCCATCATCGCCCGCAAGAGCGACTACTACCGACTCCTGCGAGCCGTGACAGCTGACGGCGCCTGGATCGAATGGGTCCTTTACATGCTTGACGTCATTCGCGACTCTGCCGCGTCGACGATACGGAAGATCGAAGCCATCCGCGCGTGCCAGGAGGAGATTGCCGAGCGAGCTCGCGTAGCCACTGCGGGCGGCCGAGATGCACAGTTCTTGGCCATCCTCCTCGAGCAGCCCTACTGCCGCATCAACAACGTCGCGGAAAGATGCGGCGTCTCGCGCCAGACCGCATCGTCGTGGCTGCACGCCCTGGTGGCAGCGGGGCTCCTGAGCGACGTCAAGGTCGGCCGGGAGGTCCTCTTCGTCAACCACGAGTTCCTCGAGGTGTTGACTCGACCCGAGTGA
- a CDS encoding LacI family DNA-binding transcriptional regulator: MAEHVPRRRRTLQDVATDVGLSANTVSRALRGQSGVSEATRERIRQAAERLGYVPNVHARSLVLGSHRTIGLVITNVSNPFYAELISAIELRAAEEGYHIVLFLSEESPARELAAAENVIQSGLDGVIVVPVQGPTNPWRQVARAGMPFVVVNRRLDDLAVDTVATDNYAGAHAATAHVISQGARSIVMLEEDLTITTIHQRIQGFRDALTEASLPCDDSQILMVPTRRQDRVVLPWQAGDAYRMTVDLLSRGHRPDAFVVGNDYFALGLYRALRERGLRCPDDTFVVGFGDYPFAEFLDPPLSTVRLPAAEVGRTAVELLLQRIRGDDPPPTEPILVQPELVTRSSTGV; encoded by the coding sequence ATGGCAGAGCACGTACCGCGCAGGCGACGCACCTTGCAGGACGTCGCGACCGACGTCGGCCTGTCCGCGAACACCGTCTCGCGTGCCCTGCGGGGCCAGTCGGGGGTGAGCGAGGCGACCCGCGAGCGGATCAGGCAAGCCGCAGAACGCCTTGGCTATGTGCCGAACGTGCACGCCCGCTCGCTGGTCCTGGGCAGCCATCGCACGATCGGGCTGGTCATCACCAACGTCTCCAACCCGTTCTACGCCGAGCTGATCAGTGCGATCGAGCTCCGCGCCGCCGAGGAGGGGTACCACATCGTCCTGTTCCTCAGCGAGGAGTCGCCGGCGCGCGAGCTCGCCGCTGCGGAGAACGTCATCCAGTCCGGTCTGGACGGCGTGATCGTGGTGCCCGTGCAGGGGCCCACCAATCCGTGGCGCCAGGTGGCTCGCGCCGGGATGCCGTTCGTGGTGGTCAACCGCCGGCTCGACGACCTGGCGGTCGACACTGTGGCCACGGACAACTACGCCGGCGCCCACGCCGCGACCGCGCATGTGATCTCCCAGGGTGCGCGCTCGATCGTGATGCTCGAGGAGGACCTGACGATCACCACGATCCATCAACGGATCCAGGGCTTTCGCGATGCGCTCACCGAGGCGTCATTGCCTTGTGACGACAGTCAGATTCTCATGGTGCCCACCCGCCGCCAGGACCGGGTGGTCCTTCCGTGGCAGGCAGGGGATGCCTACCGGATGACCGTGGACCTGCTCTCCCGAGGCCATCGGCCCGATGCCTTCGTGGTGGGCAACGACTACTTTGCGCTCGGGTTGTATCGGGCGCTGCGCGAACGCGGCCTGCGGTGTCCGGACGACACGTTCGTGGTCGGTTTCGGGGACTACCCGTTCGCCGAGTTCTTGGATCCGCCGCTGTCCACAGTGCGGCTCCCGGCCGCAGAGGTGGGCCGCACCGCCGTGGAGCTGCTGCTGCAGCGGATCCGTGGCGACGATCCGCCACCCACCGAACCGATCCTGGTGCAACCCGAGCTGGTCACCCGGAGCTCCACCGGGGTGTGA
- a CDS encoding DUF6772 family protein yields the protein MTSVDTAALTSAMRTAIRASDVRLSKFNPLPRILTLDDFNEGTNGWTELIGNFNGRGDLDTVDAHMRDFRPPQLSNATFFDTGTHGAMTGTYSLKLATRPYPGHTSTAIRRLTMAGRGRLQIEAYLTYKAEAQLGGEESDDQYGGVEWDGNLHPSEAQFGAFTVATDLCGDGGIRYHTVARFQNTDTDGNLVRRLSYPLVTEPTPKEHLEGKFALPYAADFTAPNPDDWRYLGEPIEMCFNEVPTKVNWHYLRWVIDTETRTNVEFQLNDRLIDMSDVPVPAYDEPYESLDNLLNFYFSVRTLSGVRNFLYLDSVVISADW from the coding sequence GTGACCTCGGTCGACACCGCTGCCCTGACCTCGGCGATGCGCACCGCCATCCGCGCCTCCGACGTCCGGCTCTCGAAATTCAATCCGCTGCCGCGGATCCTCACCCTCGACGACTTCAACGAGGGCACGAACGGGTGGACCGAGCTGATCGGCAACTTCAACGGTCGCGGCGATCTGGACACCGTGGATGCCCACATGCGCGACTTCCGTCCGCCGCAGCTGTCCAACGCGACCTTCTTCGACACCGGCACGCACGGCGCGATGACTGGCACTTACTCGCTCAAGCTCGCCACCCGCCCGTATCCCGGGCACACCTCGACCGCGATCCGACGGCTCACCATGGCCGGTCGCGGCCGACTGCAGATCGAGGCGTATCTCACCTACAAGGCTGAGGCCCAGCTGGGCGGCGAGGAGTCTGACGACCAGTACGGCGGCGTGGAGTGGGACGGAAACCTGCACCCGTCCGAGGCGCAGTTCGGTGCGTTCACCGTGGCGACCGACCTGTGCGGTGACGGCGGGATCCGCTATCACACCGTGGCCCGGTTCCAGAACACCGACACCGACGGCAACCTGGTGCGCCGGCTCAGCTATCCGCTGGTCACCGAGCCGACGCCGAAGGAGCACCTCGAGGGAAAGTTCGCCCTCCCGTACGCGGCTGATTTCACCGCGCCCAACCCCGATGACTGGCGCTACCTCGGCGAGCCGATCGAGATGTGCTTCAACGAGGTGCCCACGAAGGTGAACTGGCACTACCTGCGGTGGGTCATCGACACCGAGACCCGGACGAACGTGGAGTTCCAGCTCAACGACCGGCTGATCGACATGAGCGACGTCCCCGTGCCCGCCTACGACGAACCGTACGAGTCTCTCGACAACCTGCTGAACTTCTACTTCTCCGTCCGCACCCTCTCCGGGGTGCGCAACTTCCTCTACCTCGACTCCGTTGTCATCTCTGCCGATTGGTGA
- a CDS encoding pyridoxal-phosphate dependent enzyme, giving the protein MVQIDDVRRAAERLRGRVRRTPTMRALVPTPDGEVEVVLKLEQTQLSGTFKDRGMVNAAVRAHEEGWLPAAGLVISSGGNAGIALALAGAALGVPVTVTTAQDAPAAKVQRIRSLGATVLNHFPDHPTSNAEADTLAARTGALRLHAFDHPDVVAGAGTLLLEAVEQEPELTSVLVSVGGGGLMAGTALSAQETGVRAVAVEPVGAPTLHAALAAGEPVDVAVDTIAKDSLGANRLGAGPWEICRGAELQSVLVTDEAIITAQHYLWDTYRLLVEPSAACPVAATMTGAYRVGAGELPLFVLCGANVTSPF; this is encoded by the coding sequence ATGGTGCAGATCGACGACGTCCGCCGCGCGGCCGAGCGCCTGCGCGGCCGGGTCCGCCGCACCCCGACGATGCGGGCACTCGTCCCCACCCCGGACGGCGAGGTCGAGGTGGTGCTCAAGCTGGAGCAGACCCAGCTCTCCGGCACGTTCAAGGACCGAGGCATGGTCAACGCCGCTGTGCGTGCGCACGAGGAGGGGTGGCTGCCCGCGGCCGGACTGGTGATCTCCTCCGGCGGGAACGCCGGGATCGCCCTCGCCCTCGCGGGAGCCGCTCTGGGCGTGCCGGTCACCGTCACCACCGCACAGGACGCGCCGGCGGCGAAGGTGCAGCGCATCCGCAGCCTCGGGGCCACGGTGCTGAACCATTTCCCGGACCATCCCACCAGCAACGCGGAGGCAGACACGCTCGCCGCCCGGACCGGGGCGCTCCGGCTGCATGCCTTCGACCACCCGGACGTGGTGGCCGGTGCCGGCACGCTTCTGCTCGAGGCGGTCGAGCAGGAGCCGGAGCTGACCTCGGTTCTCGTGTCCGTGGGCGGCGGTGGGCTGATGGCCGGGACAGCGCTCAGCGCGCAGGAGACCGGGGTGCGCGCGGTGGCCGTGGAGCCCGTCGGCGCTCCCACGCTGCACGCGGCGCTGGCCGCCGGGGAACCTGTCGATGTGGCGGTGGACACGATCGCCAAGGACTCCCTCGGCGCCAACCGCCTGGGCGCCGGACCCTGGGAAATCTGCCGAGGCGCCGAGCTGCAGTCCGTGCTCGTCACCGACGAGGCGATCATCACCGCGCAGCACTACCTCTGGGACACCTACCGGCTGCTCGTCGAGCCCTCCGCGGCCTGCCCCGTAGCGGCGACGATGACCGGTGCCTACCGCGTGGGCGCGGGTGAGCTCCCGCTCTTCGTGCTGTGCGGGGCGAACGTCACCTCACCCTTCTGA
- a CDS encoding sulfatase family protein, with amino-acid sequence MTQPRTNVLFIVADDLAVWGLGCYGNSEIRTPHIDAMAREGVRFTEFYCTSPVCSPSRASLLTGQIPSRHGVQDWIRSGNGRGDRAIRYLEDELTTTDVLAAAGYSCGLSGKWHLGDSPHPQHGHEHWFAHPSGGGRYNDAEMYRNGELVRTQGYLTDVLADDASAFLAERAADQRPFHLWVTFTAPHSPWVDQHPADLVSSYADCVFDSCPQEPRHPWAPAHPIELDNSEQNASTDRPVVTVRDELQGYFAAVTALDRQVGRLRADLHELGLEEDTLVIFTSDNGFNCGHHGIWGKGNATFPQNMYDTSVKVPFVATLPGRIPAGHVVEEMLSGYDVMPTVLDLVGLGHEVPADLPGRSFRTALEGGAALTDRPVVIFDEFGPTRMIRNRRWKYVHRYPYGPHELYDLQHDPGERVNLLADQRVWDPAGDHRDEQAAQLRRQLEEWFDRYTDPKRDGRTQAITGRGQVDIVGLPGVAAFHGPESQKTLDSSYRPSTAPREDS; translated from the coding sequence ATGACCCAGCCCCGGACCAACGTCCTGTTCATCGTCGCCGATGATCTGGCGGTCTGGGGCCTGGGTTGTTACGGAAACTCCGAGATCCGCACACCGCACATCGACGCCATGGCGCGCGAGGGAGTGCGGTTCACCGAGTTCTACTGCACGTCACCGGTCTGTTCACCCTCGCGTGCGTCCCTGCTGACCGGGCAGATTCCCTCCCGGCACGGTGTGCAGGACTGGATCCGGTCCGGCAACGGGCGCGGTGACCGCGCGATCCGGTACCTCGAGGACGAGCTGACCACCACGGATGTGCTCGCCGCCGCCGGCTATTCCTGTGGGCTGAGCGGGAAGTGGCATCTCGGCGACAGCCCGCATCCCCAGCACGGGCACGAGCACTGGTTCGCGCACCCCTCGGGCGGCGGGCGGTACAACGACGCCGAGATGTACCGCAACGGTGAGCTGGTACGCACCCAGGGGTACCTCACCGACGTGCTCGCCGACGACGCGTCCGCCTTCCTCGCCGAGCGGGCCGCCGACCAGCGGCCGTTCCACCTGTGGGTCACATTCACCGCACCGCACAGTCCATGGGTGGACCAGCATCCCGCCGATCTCGTCAGCTCCTACGCCGACTGCGTTTTCGACTCCTGCCCCCAAGAACCTCGACACCCCTGGGCCCCCGCTCACCCGATCGAGCTCGACAACTCCGAGCAGAACGCCTCAACGGACCGCCCGGTGGTCACCGTTCGCGACGAGCTGCAGGGCTACTTCGCCGCGGTCACGGCACTGGACCGGCAGGTCGGGCGGCTGCGCGCGGACCTGCACGAGCTGGGTCTGGAGGAGGACACCCTGGTGATCTTCACCAGCGACAACGGCTTCAACTGCGGCCATCACGGCATCTGGGGCAAGGGGAACGCCACCTTTCCACAGAACATGTACGACACGTCCGTCAAGGTGCCATTCGTTGCCACGCTCCCTGGACGGATCCCGGCGGGCCACGTCGTCGAAGAGATGCTCAGTGGCTACGACGTGATGCCCACTGTGCTCGATCTCGTCGGCCTGGGGCACGAAGTACCAGCCGACCTTCCGGGCCGCAGCTTCCGCACCGCTCTCGAGGGCGGTGCTGCCCTCACCGACCGCCCCGTGGTCATCTTTGACGAGTTCGGACCCACGCGGATGATCCGGAACCGCCGGTGGAAGTACGTGCACCGGTACCCCTACGGTCCGCACGAGCTCTACGACCTGCAGCATGATCCGGGAGAACGCGTCAACCTTCTCGCCGACCAGCGGGTGTGGGACCCGGCCGGAGACCACCGCGACGAACAGGCCGCGCAGCTGCGCCGACAGCTCGAAGAGTGGTTCGACCGATACACGGACCCGAAACGCGATGGCCGCACCCAAGCGATCACCGGACGGGGCCAGGTCGATATCGTGGGGCTCCCCGGGGTTGCGGCGTTCCACGGACCGGAGTCGCAGAAGACACTCGACTCCAGCTACCGCCCGAGTACGGCCCCACGCGAGGACAGCTGA
- a CDS encoding NAD-dependent epimerase/dehydratase family protein, producing the protein MNVVVIGGAGVVGSLIVRTLAQSHRVRLADLEPTEGTGAAESMTVDVTDIEQVRRAVEGQDGLLYLAMGRHRPWGEVGGWVESHFDVNVKGLYLTLRAAADAGLRQCVYASSLSIFEDYLAWGDQLEHREPDATHGYGLTKRLGEQVCESVSRERNLPVVSLRLCHPMPDEEWLDFSGPAAETMTAASDVARAFDRALEYCASGHEPFIITGDHAEASIAARRTREVLGWVPQMRRDAESDG; encoded by the coding sequence ATGAACGTCGTGGTGATCGGCGGAGCCGGGGTGGTGGGATCGCTGATTGTGCGCACTCTCGCCCAGAGTCACCGCGTACGCCTCGCTGACCTTGAGCCCACGGAGGGGACCGGGGCTGCGGAGTCCATGACCGTTGACGTGACCGACATCGAGCAGGTGCGCCGCGCCGTCGAGGGCCAGGACGGGCTCCTCTATCTCGCCATGGGGCGGCATCGCCCGTGGGGAGAGGTCGGCGGCTGGGTGGAGAGCCACTTCGACGTGAACGTCAAAGGCCTCTACCTCACCCTGCGCGCAGCCGCCGATGCGGGCCTGCGCCAGTGCGTGTATGCGAGCTCGCTATCGATCTTTGAGGACTACCTGGCCTGGGGTGACCAGCTCGAGCACCGCGAACCGGACGCGACCCATGGGTATGGACTGACCAAACGCCTCGGTGAGCAGGTATGTGAGTCGGTGAGCCGCGAGCGCAACCTCCCGGTGGTCTCGTTGCGGCTGTGCCACCCGATGCCGGACGAGGAATGGCTGGACTTTTCCGGACCGGCGGCAGAAACCATGACAGCGGCCAGCGATGTCGCGCGGGCCTTCGACCGGGCGCTGGAGTACTGCGCTTCCGGCCACGAGCCCTTCATCATCACCGGCGACCATGCCGAAGCCTCCATCGCGGCTCGCCGTACCCGGGAGGTGCTGGGCTGGGTGCCCCAGATGCGCCGTGACGCTGAGTCAGACGGGTGA
- a CDS encoding VOC family protein, whose product MPHLDSIVIDAQDPARLAGFWAVALDAPVAYQGDDGTRLLLPEQFELFLDFVPVSERLERPHRLHLDLYGGAEHTEVARQLTELGAAPVDIGQGQVPWVVLTDPDDYAFCVLPGQVEGIDPGSIMAVTIEADDKDAAFAFWREATGWLPAQEEYTLRHPSGAGLLLAFFDSVEPKRGKNPMHLDLRTGPEEDYDAVLRGLLDRGATLAEHDWGQLPWTVLIDPGGNECCLLRAD is encoded by the coding sequence ATGCCACATCTGGACTCGATCGTCATCGACGCGCAGGACCCCGCCCGACTGGCCGGCTTCTGGGCGGTGGCCCTGGACGCGCCGGTCGCCTACCAGGGCGACGACGGTACTCGGCTGCTGCTGCCCGAACAGTTCGAGCTGTTCCTGGACTTCGTCCCTGTGTCCGAGCGCCTGGAGCGACCGCACCGGCTGCACCTAGACCTCTATGGCGGTGCCGAGCACACCGAGGTAGCCCGGCAGCTGACCGAGCTCGGCGCCGCCCCGGTGGACATCGGGCAGGGTCAGGTGCCGTGGGTGGTGCTGACCGACCCCGACGACTACGCCTTCTGCGTGCTGCCGGGGCAGGTGGAGGGCATCGATCCCGGATCCATCATGGCGGTCACGATCGAGGCCGACGACAAGGATGCCGCCTTCGCGTTCTGGCGGGAGGCGACCGGATGGTTACCGGCGCAGGAGGAGTACACGCTGCGGCATCCCTCCGGCGCCGGCCTCCTGCTCGCTTTCTTCGACTCGGTGGAGCCCAAACGCGGGAAGAACCCGATGCACCTGGACCTGCGCACCGGGCCCGAGGAGGACTACGACGCCGTGCTGCGCGGCTTGCTCGACCGCGGCGCCACGCTCGCCGAGCACGACTGGGGCCAGCTGCCGTGGACGGTACTGATCGACCCCGGCGGGAACGAGTGCTGCCTCCTGCGCGCCGACTGA